In candidate division KSB1 bacterium, a single genomic region encodes these proteins:
- a CDS encoding integrase — translation MANNLPAEMGSGAIPAIVLATGEKGAYRFLEFFAADIRNRNTRMAYYRAACTFFEWCR, via the coding sequence TTGGCTAACAATCTGCCGGCTGAGATGGGCTCGGGGGCGATTCCGGCCATTGTGCTGGCAACCGGTGAAAAAGGCGCCTATCGGTTTTTAGAGTTTTTTGCCGCTGACATCCGCAACCGGAATACGCGGATGGCTTACTATCGGGCAGCCTGTACCTTTTTTGAGTGGTGCCGGC